In Miscanthus floridulus cultivar M001 chromosome 5, ASM1932011v1, whole genome shotgun sequence, one genomic interval encodes:
- the LOC136451847 gene encoding uncharacterized protein isoform X6, whose protein sequence is MIPGIAPKTAVAPVAWAPQPRHMFVFGAGFVGRYVSERLLAQGWQVSGTCTSVTKKRELEMLGMNAFVFDATESSLENIHSLRQATHLLISIPPIPGIGDPLLNLDEDLRRILSHGNLEWLCYLSSTSVYGDCGGVLVDEDHTVNPKSESAKLRYNAEKGWLNLIDDPNLSAFIFRLGGIYGPGRSALDTLTKGKSLSQRQKLRESKQYTARIHVVDIYQAVLASMSIRCARKIFNVVDNDPAPRAEVFAFARSLIQRRYPDLITETIDDKSTGLDYQEIIVRAEKLVSNARMKQELGVNLLHPTYRSGLQSILDAWQIQSQLPNRSQ, encoded by the exons ATGATTCCAGGAATCGCCCCCAAGACGGCGGTGGCGCCGGTGGCCTGGGCACCTCAGCCTCGGCACATGTTCGTGTTCGGCGCGGGCTTCGTCGGCCGCTACGTCTCGGAGCGCCTCCTCGCTCAGGGCTG GCAGGTCTCCGGGACGTGCACCAGTGTCACCAAGAAGAGGGAGCTCGAGATGCTGGGCATGAATGCTTTCGTTTTCGATGCCACAGAGAGCAG CCTGGAAAATATTCACAGTTTGCGACAAGCAACTCACTTGCTCATCTCCATCCCACCCATCCCTGGAATTGGTGATCCT CTACTTAATTTAGATGAAGACCTGAGGAGAATTCTCAGCCATGGTAATCTTGAATGGTTATGCTACCTTTCGTCAACAA GTGTGTATGGTGATTGTGGTGGTGTATTGGTTGATGAGGA TCATACAGTAAACCCAAAGAGCGAGTCTGCCAAGTTAAGATATAACGCAGAAAAAGGATGGCTGAATCTTATTGATGATCCAAATCTGTCAGCTTTTATATTCCGTTTAGGTGGAATATATGGGCCAGGAAGAAG TGCTTTGGACACCTTAACCAAGGGCAAATCTTTGTCACAGAGACAAAAGTTGCGAGAATCCAAGCAGTATACTGCACGAATCCACGTGGTTGACATCTACCAGGCTGTCTTGGCTAGCATGAGCATCAGATGTGCAAG GAAAATATTTAATGTGGTGGATAATGACCCTGCCCCAAGAGCTGAAGTTTTTGCGTTTGCTAGGAGTTTGATACAGAGGAGATATCCTGATCTGATAACTGAAACCATTGATGACAAGTCTACAGGCTTAGATTATCAAGAGATAATTGTACGTGCAGAGAAACTGGTTTCTAATGCTCGGATGAAGCAGGAACTTGGTGTTAATCTGCTCCATCCAACTTATAGATCTGGCCTGCAGAGTATCCTTGATGCTTGGCAAATTCAGTCTCAACTTCCCAATAGAAGTCAGTGA
- the LOC136451847 gene encoding uncharacterized protein isoform X5: MIPGIAPKTAVAPVAWAPQPRHMFVFGAGFVGRYVSERLLAQGWQVSGTCTSVTKKRELEMLGMNAFVFDATESRYVTSSLENIHSLRQATHLLISIPPIPGIGDPLLNLDEDLRRILSHGNLEWLCYLSSTSVYGDCGGVLVDEDHTVNPKSESAKLRYNAEKGWLNLIDDPNLSAFIFRLGGIYGPGRSALDTLTKGKSLSQRQKLRESKQYTARIHVVDIYQAVLASMSIRCARKIFNVVDNDPAPRAEVFAFARSLIQRRYPDLITETIDDKSTGLDYQEIIVRAEKLVSNARMKQELGVNLLHPTYRSGLQSILDAWQIQSQLPNRSQ; the protein is encoded by the exons ATGATTCCAGGAATCGCCCCCAAGACGGCGGTGGCGCCGGTGGCCTGGGCACCTCAGCCTCGGCACATGTTCGTGTTCGGCGCGGGCTTCGTCGGCCGCTACGTCTCGGAGCGCCTCCTCGCTCAGGGCTG GCAGGTCTCCGGGACGTGCACCAGTGTCACCAAGAAGAGGGAGCTCGAGATGCTGGGCATGAATGCTTTCGTTTTCGATGCCACAGAGAGCAG ATATGTCACTTCCAGCCTGGAAAATATTCACAGTTTGCGACAAGCAACTCACTTGCTCATCTCCATCCCACCCATCCCTGGAATTGGTGATCCT CTACTTAATTTAGATGAAGACCTGAGGAGAATTCTCAGCCATGGTAATCTTGAATGGTTATGCTACCTTTCGTCAACAA GTGTGTATGGTGATTGTGGTGGTGTATTGGTTGATGAGGA TCATACAGTAAACCCAAAGAGCGAGTCTGCCAAGTTAAGATATAACGCAGAAAAAGGATGGCTGAATCTTATTGATGATCCAAATCTGTCAGCTTTTATATTCCGTTTAGGTGGAATATATGGGCCAGGAAGAAG TGCTTTGGACACCTTAACCAAGGGCAAATCTTTGTCACAGAGACAAAAGTTGCGAGAATCCAAGCAGTATACTGCACGAATCCACGTGGTTGACATCTACCAGGCTGTCTTGGCTAGCATGAGCATCAGATGTGCAAG GAAAATATTTAATGTGGTGGATAATGACCCTGCCCCAAGAGCTGAAGTTTTTGCGTTTGCTAGGAGTTTGATACAGAGGAGATATCCTGATCTGATAACTGAAACCATTGATGACAAGTCTACAGGCTTAGATTATCAAGAGATAATTGTACGTGCAGAGAAACTGGTTTCTAATGCTCGGATGAAGCAGGAACTTGGTGTTAATCTGCTCCATCCAACTTATAGATCTGGCCTGCAGAGTATCCTTGATGCTTGGCAAATTCAGTCTCAACTTCCCAATAGAAGTCAGTGA
- the LOC136451847 gene encoding uncharacterized protein isoform X2, whose protein sequence is MIPGIAPKTAVAPVAWAPQPRHMFVFGAGFVGRYVSERLLAQGWQVSGTCTSVTKKRELEMLGMNAFVFDATESSLENIHSLRQATHLLISIPPIPGIGDPVSCVYGDCGGVLVDEDHTVNPKSESAKLRYNAEKGWLNLIDDPNLSAFIFRLGGIYGPGRSALDTLTKGKSLSQRQKLRESKQYTARIHVVDIYQAVLASMSIRCARKIFNVVDNDPAPRAEVFAFARSLIQRRYPDLITETIDDKSTGLDYQEIIVRAEKLVSNARMKQELGVNLLHPTYRSGLQSILDAWQIQSQLPNRSQ, encoded by the exons ATGATTCCAGGAATCGCCCCCAAGACGGCGGTGGCGCCGGTGGCCTGGGCACCTCAGCCTCGGCACATGTTCGTGTTCGGCGCGGGCTTCGTCGGCCGCTACGTCTCGGAGCGCCTCCTCGCTCAGGGCTG GCAGGTCTCCGGGACGTGCACCAGTGTCACCAAGAAGAGGGAGCTCGAGATGCTGGGCATGAATGCTTTCGTTTTCGATGCCACAGAGAGCAG CCTGGAAAATATTCACAGTTTGCGACAAGCAACTCACTTGCTCATCTCCATCCCACCCATCCCTGGAATTGGTGATCCTGTAAGTT GTGTGTATGGTGATTGTGGTGGTGTATTGGTTGATGAGGA TCATACAGTAAACCCAAAGAGCGAGTCTGCCAAGTTAAGATATAACGCAGAAAAAGGATGGCTGAATCTTATTGATGATCCAAATCTGTCAGCTTTTATATTCCGTTTAGGTGGAATATATGGGCCAGGAAGAAG TGCTTTGGACACCTTAACCAAGGGCAAATCTTTGTCACAGAGACAAAAGTTGCGAGAATCCAAGCAGTATACTGCACGAATCCACGTGGTTGACATCTACCAGGCTGTCTTGGCTAGCATGAGCATCAGATGTGCAAG GAAAATATTTAATGTGGTGGATAATGACCCTGCCCCAAGAGCTGAAGTTTTTGCGTTTGCTAGGAGTTTGATACAGAGGAGATATCCTGATCTGATAACTGAAACCATTGATGACAAGTCTACAGGCTTAGATTATCAAGAGATAATTGTACGTGCAGAGAAACTGGTTTCTAATGCTCGGATGAAGCAGGAACTTGGTGTTAATCTGCTCCATCCAACTTATAGATCTGGCCTGCAGAGTATCCTTGATGCTTGGCAAATTCAGTCTCAACTTCCCAATAGAAGTCAGTGA
- the LOC136451847 gene encoding uncharacterized protein isoform X1, producing the protein MIPGIAPKTAVAPVAWAPQPRHMFVFGAGFVGRYVSERLLAQGWQVSGTCTSVTKKRELEMLGMNAFVFDATESRYVTSSLENIHSLRQATHLLISIPPIPGIGDPVSCVYGDCGGVLVDEDHTVNPKSESAKLRYNAEKGWLNLIDDPNLSAFIFRLGGIYGPGRSALDTLTKGKSLSQRQKLRESKQYTARIHVVDIYQAVLASMSIRCARKIFNVVDNDPAPRAEVFAFARSLIQRRYPDLITETIDDKSTGLDYQEIIVRAEKLVSNARMKQELGVNLLHPTYRSGLQSILDAWQIQSQLPNRSQ; encoded by the exons ATGATTCCAGGAATCGCCCCCAAGACGGCGGTGGCGCCGGTGGCCTGGGCACCTCAGCCTCGGCACATGTTCGTGTTCGGCGCGGGCTTCGTCGGCCGCTACGTCTCGGAGCGCCTCCTCGCTCAGGGCTG GCAGGTCTCCGGGACGTGCACCAGTGTCACCAAGAAGAGGGAGCTCGAGATGCTGGGCATGAATGCTTTCGTTTTCGATGCCACAGAGAGCAG ATATGTCACTTCCAGCCTGGAAAATATTCACAGTTTGCGACAAGCAACTCACTTGCTCATCTCCATCCCACCCATCCCTGGAATTGGTGATCCTGTAAGTT GTGTGTATGGTGATTGTGGTGGTGTATTGGTTGATGAGGA TCATACAGTAAACCCAAAGAGCGAGTCTGCCAAGTTAAGATATAACGCAGAAAAAGGATGGCTGAATCTTATTGATGATCCAAATCTGTCAGCTTTTATATTCCGTTTAGGTGGAATATATGGGCCAGGAAGAAG TGCTTTGGACACCTTAACCAAGGGCAAATCTTTGTCACAGAGACAAAAGTTGCGAGAATCCAAGCAGTATACTGCACGAATCCACGTGGTTGACATCTACCAGGCTGTCTTGGCTAGCATGAGCATCAGATGTGCAAG GAAAATATTTAATGTGGTGGATAATGACCCTGCCCCAAGAGCTGAAGTTTTTGCGTTTGCTAGGAGTTTGATACAGAGGAGATATCCTGATCTGATAACTGAAACCATTGATGACAAGTCTACAGGCTTAGATTATCAAGAGATAATTGTACGTGCAGAGAAACTGGTTTCTAATGCTCGGATGAAGCAGGAACTTGGTGTTAATCTGCTCCATCCAACTTATAGATCTGGCCTGCAGAGTATCCTTGATGCTTGGCAAATTCAGTCTCAACTTCCCAATAGAAGTCAGTGA
- the LOC136451847 gene encoding uncharacterized protein isoform X4 codes for MLGMNAFVFDATESRYVTSSLENIHSLRQATHLLISIPPIPGIGDPLLNLDEDLRRILSHGNLEWLCYLSSTSVYGDCGGVLVDEDHTVNPKSESAKLRYNAEKGWLNLIDDPNLSAFIFRLGGIYGPGRSALDTLTKGKSLSQRQKLRESKQYTARIHVVDIYQAVLASMSIRCARKIFNVVDNDPAPRAEVFAFARSLIQRRYPDLITETIDDKSTGLDYQEIIVRAEKLVSNARMKQELGVNLLHPTYRSGLQSILDAWQIQSQLPNRSQ; via the exons ATGCTGGGCATGAATGCTTTCGTTTTCGATGCCACAGAGAGCAG ATATGTCACTTCCAGCCTGGAAAATATTCACAGTTTGCGACAAGCAACTCACTTGCTCATCTCCATCCCACCCATCCCTGGAATTGGTGATCCT CTACTTAATTTAGATGAAGACCTGAGGAGAATTCTCAGCCATGGTAATCTTGAATGGTTATGCTACCTTTCGTCAACAA GTGTGTATGGTGATTGTGGTGGTGTATTGGTTGATGAGGA TCATACAGTAAACCCAAAGAGCGAGTCTGCCAAGTTAAGATATAACGCAGAAAAAGGATGGCTGAATCTTATTGATGATCCAAATCTGTCAGCTTTTATATTCCGTTTAGGTGGAATATATGGGCCAGGAAGAAG TGCTTTGGACACCTTAACCAAGGGCAAATCTTTGTCACAGAGACAAAAGTTGCGAGAATCCAAGCAGTATACTGCACGAATCCACGTGGTTGACATCTACCAGGCTGTCTTGGCTAGCATGAGCATCAGATGTGCAAG GAAAATATTTAATGTGGTGGATAATGACCCTGCCCCAAGAGCTGAAGTTTTTGCGTTTGCTAGGAGTTTGATACAGAGGAGATATCCTGATCTGATAACTGAAACCATTGATGACAAGTCTACAGGCTTAGATTATCAAGAGATAATTGTACGTGCAGAGAAACTGGTTTCTAATGCTCGGATGAAGCAGGAACTTGGTGTTAATCTGCTCCATCCAACTTATAGATCTGGCCTGCAGAGTATCCTTGATGCTTGGCAAATTCAGTCTCAACTTCCCAATAGAAGTCAGTGA
- the LOC136451847 gene encoding uncharacterized protein isoform X3: protein MIPGIAPKTAVAPVAWAPQPRHMFVFGAGFVGRYVSERLLAQGWQVSGTCTSVTKKRELEMLGMNAFVFDATESRYVTSSLENIHSLRQATHLLISIPPIPGIGDPLLNLDEDLRRILSHGNLEWLCYLSSTSVYGDCGGVLVDEDHTVNPKSESAKLRYNAEKGWLNLIDDPNLSAFIFRLGGIYGPGRRKIFNVVDNDPAPRAEVFAFARSLIQRRYPDLITETIDDKSTGLDYQEIIVRAEKLVSNARMKQELGVNLLHPTYRSGLQSILDAWQIQSQLPNRSQ, encoded by the exons ATGATTCCAGGAATCGCCCCCAAGACGGCGGTGGCGCCGGTGGCCTGGGCACCTCAGCCTCGGCACATGTTCGTGTTCGGCGCGGGCTTCGTCGGCCGCTACGTCTCGGAGCGCCTCCTCGCTCAGGGCTG GCAGGTCTCCGGGACGTGCACCAGTGTCACCAAGAAGAGGGAGCTCGAGATGCTGGGCATGAATGCTTTCGTTTTCGATGCCACAGAGAGCAG ATATGTCACTTCCAGCCTGGAAAATATTCACAGTTTGCGACAAGCAACTCACTTGCTCATCTCCATCCCACCCATCCCTGGAATTGGTGATCCT CTACTTAATTTAGATGAAGACCTGAGGAGAATTCTCAGCCATGGTAATCTTGAATGGTTATGCTACCTTTCGTCAACAA GTGTGTATGGTGATTGTGGTGGTGTATTGGTTGATGAGGA TCATACAGTAAACCCAAAGAGCGAGTCTGCCAAGTTAAGATATAACGCAGAAAAAGGATGGCTGAATCTTATTGATGATCCAAATCTGTCAGCTTTTATATTCCGTTTAGGTGGAATATATGGGCCAGGAAGAAG GAAAATATTTAATGTGGTGGATAATGACCCTGCCCCAAGAGCTGAAGTTTTTGCGTTTGCTAGGAGTTTGATACAGAGGAGATATCCTGATCTGATAACTGAAACCATTGATGACAAGTCTACAGGCTTAGATTATCAAGAGATAATTGTACGTGCAGAGAAACTGGTTTCTAATGCTCGGATGAAGCAGGAACTTGGTGTTAATCTGCTCCATCCAACTTATAGATCTGGCCTGCAGAGTATCCTTGATGCTTGGCAAATTCAGTCTCAACTTCCCAATAGAAGTCAGTGA